TAAACCACTTCAATTAATTCCATTTTGGCAACTGGGTTAAAAAAGTGAATTCCGACTAAACGCTGAGTATTGTTCATCACTTGACTGATATCAGCCAAAGGAATACTAGACGTATTGGTCGCAATAATAGCATCAGGTTTTGCTACTGATTCAATACGTTGTGCAATACTTTGTTTCACCTCTAGCTGTTCAAATACCGCTTCAATAATGACATCTGCACGAGAAACGCCATCCCCTTCTGGATCAGGTGTTAATCTATCCATTGCAGCTTGAACCAAGCGAGGATTGCGCAAGACTTTCGTAAACAAGGTAAATGCTCTAGCGATAGCAGGAGCAATCCTTTCCTCGCTTTGATCTTGCAAGGTTACATAAAGTCCTCTCAACGCACACCACGCTGCAATATCTCCGCCCATAACACCCGCACCAATCACATGAACTCGAGCAACTTGCGTTTTGTTTTCTTTGGCAAATCCTTTCAAACGCTCTCTCAACATAAACACACGAATCAAATTGTGTGCCGTTTGTGAATTAGTGATGAGTTTTTCAACTGAGTCTGCTTCTTTCAAATAAGCTCTCTCATCAAACCCGCCCTCTTTCTCCCATAAATCGATCACCGCGAATGGAGCAGGATAATGATCTTTATTAACTTTTTTTGCGACCATATGACGCAAGCTTTTTGCCATCAAACTTCTTACCCAAGCTGCATGACTCAAAGAATGTAATAAAGACAGCTTTTGTTGTTTTGGGCGATTCAAAATATAATACTCAGCCGCACGTTTCAGTTGGCGCTTAGGTACCATGTCATCAATCATACCTAATGCTTTACAACGTTTTGCAGCAAGCGCTGCTCCAGGTAAAATGACTTCAGACAAAGCAGGAAAACCACCTATTAATTTAGGCAACCGCACCGTACCACCCCAACCGGGATGAATGCCTAGTTTTATCTCAGGCAACCCTAAGCGAGATTCTTCAGTGGCTATACGATAATCACAAGCCAATGCCAACTCTAATCCGCCTCCCATACAAAACCCATCAATGGCGGCGACGGTAGGAAAAGGCAACGCTTCTAAGCGAGCCAATACGGCTTGTCCTTTTCTAAGAAAATCAATTACTTGCTTATTGGTTTTGAAATGCGCGAATTCATGGATATCAGCACCCGCTACAAATCCACTGTCTTTCATAGAATGAATAACCAAACCCTTCACACTTGGCATTTGGGTCACTTCTTGCAAGATAACATTACATTCGTCTAGCATTTCATTATTAATCGTATTCACAGAGGCATGTTGTCTATTTACACCCAACCAAACAATATGTTGTGCGTCAACGGTTATGTCCCAATGTTTATAATGACTCATGATTTACCCACCTCCGTTGTTCTTTCTATATACATGGCGCCACCCTGGCCTCCACCAATACAAATAGATGCTATTCCCCGCTCACCTTTTGTTTTGGATAATATTTCAAGCACATGTAAGACAATACGAGCACCACTTGCGCCTATAGGATGACCTAAGGCTATTGCCCCGCCATCTTGATTCAAATGAGATAAACTTGGCGCACCAACAGCACTTTTTAAGCCAAGTTCTTGTTTACAGAAGTGAGGATCATCCCAAGCAGCCAAACATCCTAATACTTGAGCCGCGAAAGCCTCATTTATTTCCCAGCAATCCACATCCTTTGATTTTAAGTGCTGACGTTCAAGAATAGCGCTCGCTGCATATGCGGGCCCAAGCCCCAT
Above is a genomic segment from bacterium containing:
- a CDS encoding 3-hydroxyacyl-CoA dehydrogenase NAD-binding domain-containing protein: MSHYKHWDITVDAQHIVWLGVNRQHASVNTINNEMLDECNVILQEVTQMPSVKGLVIHSMKDSGFVAGADIHEFAHFKTNKQVIDFLRKGQAVLARLEALPFPTVAAIDGFCMGGGLELALACDYRIATEESRLGLPEIKLGIHPGWGGTVRLPKLIGGFPALSEVILPGAALAAKRCKALGMIDDMVPKRQLKRAAEYYILNRPKQQKLSLLHSLSHAAWVRSLMAKSLRHMVAKKVNKDHYPAPFAVIDLWEKEGGFDERAYLKEADSVEKLITNSQTAHNLIRVFMLRERLKGFAKENKTQVARVHVIGAGVMGGDIAAWCALRGLYVTLQDQSEERIAPAIARAFTLFTKVLRNPRLVQAAMDRLTPDPEGDGVSRADVIIEAVFEQLEVKQSIAQRIESVAKPDAIIATNTSSIPLADISQVMNNTQRLVGIHFFNPVAKMELIEVVYDAKTSEDIIQRSCAFVNQIGRLPLPVTSSPGFLINRVLMPYLLEAMRILEEGYSPEVIDNAACSFGMMMGPVELADAVGLDICLAVAKNLIANIGGTIPKKLLAMVADGHLGRKSGEGFYTYAKGR